The Chiloscyllium plagiosum isolate BGI_BamShark_2017 chromosome 42, ASM401019v2, whole genome shotgun sequence genome contains a region encoding:
- the LOC122543190 gene encoding uncharacterized protein LOC122543190, producing MDRDTNRRETESRDAENANDSRPPVSPSPEPRRSYGNHPAGDGHQFPNAASSSRETPDNHVFCVELQALEMGQLVPFLTWKAAEVWSPHHVKMPFSNRSVQTKTRAGVYHTEVKRWDVVKGVLGKAKFESSKDLEMRSAERECTLRRLLPDMATLALKLPELCSKPTAPEARNSPGCQHVPAANLLPPGERFLLHFSPPQQHAVQLGVQHIPGHQLQQAVWKLITEVD from the exons ATGGACAGGGACACGAACAGGAGGGAAACGGAAAGCCGAGACGCAGAGAATGCCAATGACAGCCGGCCGCCAGTTTCCCCGAGCCCGGAGCCGCGCCGTTCTTATGGCAACCATCCAGCCGGTGACGGGCATCAGTTTCCAAACGCTGCATCGAGCTCCAGGGAGACGCCAGATAACCACGTTTTCTGCGTCGAG CTACAAGCTCTGGAAATGGGGCAACTCGTTCCTTTTCTGACCTGGAAGGCGGCGGAGGTCTGGAGTCCTCATCATGTGAAAATGCCCTTTTCAAACCGCAGCGTGCAGACCAAGACAAGGGCAGGAGTG TATCATACAGAGGTGAAACGCTGGGATGTAGTCAAAGGAGTTCTGGGCAAGGCCAAGTTTGAATCCTCGAAGGATTTGGAG ATGCGCAGTGCAGAACGAGAGTGCACACTGAGACGTCTGCTCCCAGACATGGCGACACTGGCCCTGAAGTTGCCAGAGCTGTGCTCCAAG CCCACCGCTCCTGAGGCGAGGAATTCCCCAGGCTGTCAGCATGTCCCAGCAGCAAATCTCCTGCCTCCTGGCGAACgctttcttctgcacttttcccCACCGCAACAGCACGCAGTCCAACTCGGAGTACAGCACATTCCCGGACATCAACTTCAGCAG GCTGTTTGGAAACTCATCACCGAGGTTGACTGA